In Polycladomyces subterraneus, the following are encoded in one genomic region:
- the sigB gene encoding RNA polymerase sigma factor SigB, which yields MSTRPQKPDLTDAEVLEKIRQYQESGDSAIQEELVTHYTELVETLASKFARGSEPYEDLVQVGMIGLLAALKRYDPAYGRSFEGFAVPTIVGEIKRYIRDKTWSVHVPRRIKELGPRIKKAVEELTSKLHRSPQIEEIAQYLNVTPEEVLETMEMGRSYNAVSVDTPIEASSDGSQVTLLDIVGDEDEGYEHVDQRMLLEKAFQVLTEREREIIRMTFYENMSQKQAGERLGISQMHVSRLQRRALRKLRESLRMEPSECM from the coding sequence ATGTCGACTCGCCCACAGAAACCCGATCTCACTGACGCAGAGGTATTGGAGAAGATTCGTCAATACCAGGAGAGCGGAGACAGTGCCATTCAGGAAGAGCTGGTCACGCATTACACCGAATTAGTGGAAACTTTGGCGTCCAAATTCGCCCGTGGCAGTGAACCTTATGAAGACCTTGTACAAGTGGGGATGATCGGGCTCTTGGCTGCGTTGAAGCGGTATGATCCCGCCTATGGCCGGAGTTTCGAGGGATTCGCTGTGCCCACGATCGTCGGCGAAATCAAACGGTACATCCGTGACAAAACGTGGAGCGTACATGTGCCACGCCGCATCAAAGAGCTGGGACCGCGTATCAAAAAAGCGGTAGAAGAACTGACTTCGAAATTGCATCGATCTCCGCAGATCGAAGAGATCGCCCAATACCTCAACGTGACACCTGAGGAAGTATTGGAGACGATGGAGATGGGACGCAGTTACAATGCCGTTTCCGTCGATACCCCGATCGAAGCGAGCAGTGATGGTTCTCAGGTGACGCTGTTGGACATCGTGGGAGACGAAGATGAAGGTTATGAGCATGTGGACCAGCGTATGTTGCTGGAAAAAGCGTTTCAGGTATTGACTGAGCGTGAACGGGAAATCATCCGTATGACGTTTTATGAAAATATGAGCCAGAAACAGGCTGGGGAACGGCTTGGCATTTCCCAGATGCACGTATCCCGTCTTCAGCGGCGAGCCTTGCGGAAACTAAGGGAATCGCTGAGGATGGAGCCTTCGGAATGCATGTGA
- the rsbW gene encoding anti-sigma B factor RsbW: MKDQPRDLIELTIPAKADYVGVVRLAISGIATRMGFSYDDIEDLKLAVAEACTNAVHHAYRGEGGEISICCNLYVDRLEIEIIDQGCSFDVSAVEAKAGPINGRIPYHALRERGLGLYLMKSLMDRVEIKGDNGVVVTLTKYIRRDEVEADVDSPTETRSH; this comes from the coding sequence ATGAAAGATCAACCGAGGGACCTGATCGAGCTGACCATTCCGGCCAAAGCTGATTACGTGGGCGTAGTGCGATTGGCTATTTCCGGCATCGCCACCCGTATGGGTTTCTCATATGATGATATTGAAGACTTGAAACTGGCGGTGGCGGAGGCGTGCACCAATGCAGTCCATCACGCATACCGGGGAGAAGGCGGAGAAATCTCTATCTGTTGTAATCTGTACGTCGACAGACTGGAAATCGAGATCATCGATCAAGGGTGTAGCTTTGACGTATCGGCCGTCGAAGCCAAAGCGGGTCCAATCAACGGGCGGATTCCCTATCACGCCTTGCGCGAGCGAGGTTTGGGTCTCTATTTGATGAAGTCGCTGATGGATCGCGTGGAGATCAAAGGCGACAATGGTGTGGTGGTGACGTTGACGAAGTACATCAGGAGGGACGAGGTGGAGGCAGATGTCGACTCGCCCACAGAAACCCGATCTCACTGA
- a CDS encoding STAS domain-containing protein, with amino-acid sequence MNVSIKERQDSDRMTTLEVTGEIDAFTAPQLKEKLMPLCRDSRVVYLDLSQVDYIDSTGLGVLIGAYKSLRAAAGRLVITGVSPRLERLFRITGLNEIIEIEGTQEDE; translated from the coding sequence ATGAACGTATCCATCAAAGAACGGCAGGATTCTGACAGGATGACGACATTGGAAGTAACAGGCGAGATAGACGCCTTCACGGCCCCCCAATTGAAAGAAAAACTGATGCCGCTATGTCGGGACAGCCGTGTGGTGTATCTGGACTTATCGCAAGTGGATTATATCGACAGTACGGGATTGGGTGTCCTGATCGGTGCGTACAAGTCCTTGCGGGCTGCGGCGGGACGTCTCGTTATCACGGGGGTCAGTCCGCGTTTGGAACGGTTGTTCCGGATCACCGGCTTGAATGAGATCATCGAGATTGAAGGGACGCAGGAGGACGAATGA